AAGATGCGGTAATGATCTCCATTCACTGTTGCTCAGGTGGTTCTTTACTTCCACTGACTATGGTTTGTCCTTTGCAGATAGTTACAGAGAGAACAAGGGCACCCTGTTGGTTCTACTGTACGTGGCAACCTTTTCACATACGATATTTGAGGTAGCCTCACCTTCAGTCATGTCAGGTACATAATTTGAGGTAGCCTCCCCTTCAGTCATGCTGTTTTTATGGATGGTCAGTTTCCCTGTTGTATATCGGGTACATATCTAATTATATGTCAAGTTATTGACATTCACTGACGTAAATTCTTATCTTCCTCATTATTCCTGTTTTTACACACTAGCTAATTTACAAGAACTAATTGCTTTGGTTATGGACCTTTCTTTCCTTTCACATTCACATGTGTAGATTCAGAACTAACTTCCTGTAAAATATCGTGTGCCTGTGCAGCTAAGGTTCTCATTCGAATTCCTTTCCTACTTTATTGCTCATGTGAGGTAGCGATTGTCCCTGCTTTTGATTTACAGATTTACTGTATGCAGCCACGCCATCCCTGAACACGTGCTCGGTCAGCCATCCCCAACCAGGTACATCATGTCCCCTCTCTATAAATTTACAGACTATGGGTAAACCATCTTCGAATGCTGGGCAAGAATGTTTCTTATAAGGTGATTTCTTTCATGTTTGTGCTTACTGTAGTACCATGAGTTCATGAGCACTCTGATTAGCACAACTTGCAGGCCTACAATATAACTAATTCTGTGGTTCGTTGCACTACAATCCATGATTCTCTGAACTTCTGTACTACGTCTACAGAAGTTGATAACTTGATATGGCAAAGATGTATGATAATTTCAGGGTTTGTCGCAAATTGCCATGCACTAGGCTATAGACGAATGCTCGATGCATATTTTGGGTTTGCATAGACCAATAATTTGAGAGTCATTTCATTAGTGCTACTTATACAAGTTTAAGCATTGTATGCTGTTTAAAAAAAATCCTATGTTTCAGGCATTGCAGATTTGCAGTGAACCACGCTGTGTGCAGCAAATAAAGAAGCTACCTGACCTGACTACATTCCAGTGACATTTAGTAGATACAATAACAAAGGCTACCTATTTAGGTACGACGACAAGCTACCCTCGACATTTCCTTTACCGTTTCCAATCACCAGTAGGCATTGTCCTGTACCTTAGCTGAAATCTCTATAAATAGTTCAATTTGCTTTCTTATGGCAAACCTAAAAATTGGTTTTTTTCCTCTGAAGTTATTTATTTTTGTAGGCCGCAACTGTACGACATTGTCAGTTGTTCCGATGAATGATCTCCCTACTTCTATATTCAATGGTGAGCCTCGGGCTATGAACTTACCTACAGTCTCTTTTCCTGACGATGAATAGAAGACTAAGCTTTGCATACATAGGTTCATACACACACTGGTCAAAAAATAAATCGGAAGTTCCTGGAGTACTAACACTATTATACTTACTATTCTTAGTATAATGAGCCATTTAGATTAtcttttcctctctctttctGCTTTTGACTGCTACTAAGTATggatattttccaaaaaaaaaaatgatcTTATAGCCTGGGCTTTAACTGCTGCTCTTGATGCATTTCCCTTTCCACATTCCAGTCTGTCATTCAGGTTCACCCAGGTGATGGTATCTCAGCTGTTGGTCCTATGACTCTGAGCATATCAAATAGCAATATTACTTGGATGCTTCCAAACCATCCCAACTGTTATGTTGATGCAGTCTGTCCTTAGATTGATCTTTGTTTTTGTACAAACATTTTATTACTTCTTAAGTGTGAGGTGGCAAGGTGTTACTCTATAGCTTCACCTCTGCGTTGTGCACTGAAAGCTCTCTGCGTAAACTCTAGGTTTCTCCGTAAACTTTGTTTATAATGGACTTACTTGAGAGTAAACATCCAGCAATGTTTTTATTCACAATTCTTTCATTATTTTCATGTCATCACACTTATTTTGTTAATTGAAATTGTTTACCGCTCTTAAATGTATTCATCTTACGCACTATAATTTCTGACTTCTCCTTATTCAATCATATTTGCAACACTCTCCCTCAGGGTACTGACTAGTATAAGAAAATTCTTCTACTGCGGTCGTTATTATTGGTAACAACCCCAGCCAGAACGGCAGAACCAGAGAAAGTTCAGGAACAACAACCAACCCCTTACTCTGGAGTCTGGACAATCCTCGAGAGGATCCGCGCATCCGTCGTGGTCCTTCCACTTCCACTTCCACTTCTGCGCATCCTGGAGCTCGTCGTGGGCTCGCGCGGCTCTCGCCAACCGGGACTCTATTGGTTGGGCCGGCCGAGCGCCAGACCAGCCGCTGTGCTATGTTTTGGTCCGGCCCAAGTCCTAAATTCGGCAAGCCACGCGGCGCGAGGCTGGGCCTAGACCCTGGAGGCCCGAGGCGCTTTCGCTTTCGTTTGGATCCGCCGACGATCCATATCCCGAGCTGCACTGCACATGGTGCGCAGTTGCGGATGAACCAGTACCGGACTACTGCCTGCcggtgcggcggcggcgtgccCGGCGTCTCAGGTGCTCGTTTGCGCACGGATCCGCCACCTGATCCCACAAAACgggcgcacgcacgcacgcgcccCCCTCTTCCGTGGGTGGGCGGCCCACCGGTCCGTGCACGGTGTAGCGGCACCAATctgccaccatcaccaccaccaccaccacccagccAACAACCTCTCTCGGCTCTCGCCCGTTTTTATAATCGGGTTCACGTGACGCTACCCGCCCATCGGGCAGTGCCACTACACACCAGAGCGCGCGCCCGCACGGGCTGCCACCGCGCGCGGGAGCCTCACTTGCTGCTGCCGTCGCCACTCGCCGCTCCGCTCCGCCGAGCGCGAACGAGCGAATGGACTGGTACGCGTGGCTCTGCAGGGCGGGGCTGCACCCGGACGTGGCGTTCGAGTACGCGCTGCTGTTCGCGCGCAACGAGCTCGGCGCCGCCGACGTGCGCCACCTGGACCAcgagttcctcctcagcatggGCGTCGCCGTCGCCAAGCACCGCCTCGAGATCCTCAAGCTCGCCAGGAAGGATCCCTCCTCCCACGGCGGCAGGGCCACCGCCGTGGCCGCCATCACCGTCGTCCTGCCGTGGCGCGCCACCAGGCTGCTCGCCGCGGCCGTGCACCGGTCCGCGCGCTCGGCGCTCGGCCGCCTCCGCGCCTCGGTGTCCCACTCCCGCGGCCGGGACCGGGACCGCGCGGCGGCCGTCCTCGCCACGCCGCGCCTGCTGCCTCTGCTGCGGCACCGCGGCGGGAGGGTCGCGCACAGCAGCTGGAGCAAGATCGCGTCGCCCGTGGCGGTCCGTGGCGGCGGGAAGCTGCCGCACGTCGGCAAGTCCGTGCTGCTCACCAACAGCTGCGCCGATAAGTGGAGGGGCAACGGCGGCGCGGCGGTCAGGACGCTGCCCGCGCCCGCTGGGTCCATAGCCGCCTGCCTCATGAGCACGGACGTCTGCAGCTGCGACGAAGACGAGGAGGGGGACGGCAGCGGCAGCgacgtggaggtggtggtggacgtCGGCGGCGAGGAGATGCGGTGGGAGTCCATGTTCCAGGATCTGAAGCCCACTTAGCCCGGACGCGCTCGCGTGCCCTGCACCTGTGACCTGCCGCTGCCGGCCGGTGCGTACCAGCCGGCTGCCGCCATCCAGCCGTGTACGTACAGCGAGCGAAGACAATGTGCATGATGGCCAGTGGCCAGTGGTCAGTGGTCACTACTCACTAGCTATGCTACCTGCTGCCTGTTACTGTTATTGCAACTGTCTGTGTAAATGAGTGTGAAAAATAATGCCATGTGTCATTCTCTGAAATTTTGAGCTCGGAATCGAATAATCGATCCATGTTCACGCGCACAGAGGTTGTAGGATCTCGTTCCTGGTGCGATCGGATCACGAGTTCATGACGATCAAAAATACCTGCAGCATTTTCGTTCCTGCTGTGAAAATATTTTAACGACTACTACTCGCCTGTCGTTAGTGTAGAGCCCTGACAACGGGATGGAATAGATGAGGGGCCATGTTCCCAACGGAGACAAATCAAAGGGTGGCGCCAAAACGAGCCGAGGAGGTATCCAGATCTGAACTGACAGTCGCCGCTCCACTCAACGATTCAAACTGGGGACACGGCGTCTGGATGTACGGAAGTAGATCTGTCGGATTCAGCAAAGTTTAGCTGGCCAACCCTGGTCAGATCTCAACCACTGCCTGTTCAAAAATTTCAGTGCTGATGCTGCCCTGGCCTTGAAGAGGACCATTGCCCTGTTTTTAGGCCAAGAGTAAACCAAATTTTAAAGACAGCACGATTAAGACCTGAGATGCAGTTTATTTCACAATTTGAGAAACATGCAGATATTTCTCAATATCATGAAATCCGCCAAAAAATGTCCATGAGCATGTCATATACAAGCACCATCATTCTACACAAATAGGGATTTCACCTAAAATTCGGGCCTCAGCACGTTAACCTGGAGCAACAGCACGAACAGGACGAGCATCTGGTGCAAGTAGCAGCACGAAACCATCACCCCCTCCTCATATTAAGGTGCGTGCTCATGAATTGCAATAGATCATTTACGAAGCTATTCAGACGTCATACTGGATTTATTGTAGTAGATGCAGAAAACACTACAGCTCGTATCACCGTCGGTCAATGTGCAGAGTTCCTGGGCTGGCTGAAGGATCCCCCCGCATACAGCATCTGATACACTGGCCGGACCCTCACCGTCAGAACCGTGCTCAGCAATGTGCCCAAACAAGCCGCGCCGGAGAGGACACAAAACGTGAGTCTGAAGCAATTAGGGCCATAGCATGCAATATCCGACCCTGATGTTGTGGCATGCTGCTCTGCCACTTCGAGATCGTAGACATATCCCGCAAGGGTGTTAAACAGGTATGCGCCTACTGGATTCGCCAATATGATGAAGTTGAATATCTTTCCGAAGTGCTTTAGTCCGAAGAGCTCTGATGAGGTTGAGATTATCACGGAGAGCAGGACACCATAACATATGCCGAGTAAGGCGACAGAGACGTAAAGTGTGGCAAGCTGACCCAATGCAAAGAGCAGGTATGTAATTATCATCACGACTTGGGTACATATGATCAGAACACTTCGCGGAAGTGTCCTTGACCTGCAAAAGAAGATTGTAAGTTAACCATAGGATGCAATGGCAACAATTTTGAATCTCAACAAACTCATGTCTATCACTCACAAACAAGAAAGCTGTTCGCTACATTACATGTTTCTACACATGGGATTCAGGATTTTCCTTACTGTTTGtcttcagaaaatggacccttcgCTAGTTTGTCAGGCTTTCATGTTTTCTATTCACAATTTTTACCCAAGCTATTGACTAACACGAGAGGAGATGCATTGGGCTGCTACGGAACTTTTCCTCAGGACAGAAATTCAAAACTTGAGACTGTAATGCAGTTTTCTAATAATTCAAAGGGGGGTTAACATGGTTAATAAATTTGGGCAGTTAGGAGCTATAATAAAGACACATTGGTTCGCTACCAGATATCTCTCAGTAGTCAGCGCCCACTAGGCCAAAAGCAATGTGAAATTGATAGAGCTATTAAAGCCAAGAATGGCCCATCATTAAAAACAATTATTTCAAAGAGTAAATAGCTGAGTAAATATAAGATATTCTGTTACCTGACAAGATACtcagaaacagcaccacctcccaGCCGGCCAAAAAAATTGCAGAAACTGAAGACAGAGAGTGAGATGGTTGTGTCGACAGCACCTGCAGCAATTCCTATTTGTGCTAGATTATTAACAACAGTGATTCCAGATCCAATGCCAACAAAGCATATTGCAAAGAGAAGCCAGAAATCGGCCTTCAGTATTGCTTCACGAAACCTGAAATCTTCTCCCCttcttggtcttcttctcttaggcTTTATAGCACCTTCACCCTCAGCTAAGAGAATATCAATGTCAAAGGAATCGTCGTCTTCAAGATTACCAAGGTTTGATTCGGAGGAAGAAGGTAAAAGTGGTTCTGTGTGATCATTATCAGTGGTTGGAGAGTGTGAATCTGATGGGCGTTTTTTCTTCGGGAATAAAGTCATCTTCAATGGTATTGTCAGGGGAGCAAAAATGAGAAGAACCATAATGACAAGCAGAGAATAGTTGATAATGTCATTGAGAGTCACGACATGATCCAATATGGTAGCACCAACCAGATAAACCCCAAGAAGAATGCTCGCCATTTGTGCAAACAAAAAATGGACTTGCTCTGCATTCGTCTCCACCAGAGAGGGTTCACAAGGCTGAACAAAGTACATTGCCAGAAGGCACACAGCAGGAATTCCCAGAGTGAGAAAGAGCAAAAGGTTGATGGGAGAATCACGGAGCACTCCAGTGTATATTAGGGTGTAAACAGCGGCACTTAAACCCGAGTACCCTTTCAGAATGCCAGCAACAGCACCTCTGCTGAGTGGGAAGTTCCTCATGTTGGTCACTAGAACGGCAGTCGCCAACCATGCACCACCATTGGTAGCAAGACATAACGCAAACCATATCTGCAAGTAGGGTCATTAGTCAATTTACACTAGATCCAATAAAGTAAATCCCAGACTGGAAATACACTGCTTAGAGTAGGTGAAAAAGTTTGTCTCAAGTTGAAGCTAGCAAAAAGCTAACCTCAATTAAAGCCTTAAAGGGGAAACATGAGTGGTGCTAATTCTAGAACACCCGATCATCCTCCGGTGAGATCTGGCATGTAAAAGCCCTAAATGCGTGCATATTGCAGGTAAACTAAGTGAAATGCTGCATTTTTGTTGACCCAAGTGTAATCAAAATTTGTTTGCTAGCGTTTGACAGGCAGCTTGTCCCCATTTGTTTATGGAATCTCAGAAAGAGACATCTATTTTCCCTCAAGCTTACACCATAAGATGTTTAACCATTTTTAGGGTAATAATGGAGAATAAatcccaaaatcagcataatgTTTACTTGCACAGCGCAAAAGTGCCAAAAAAGCGACCACTTGCCACAAAACAATGCCTTCCACGAAAAACTGAGTAACTCAACTTCCGTTTCACGAACG
The nucleotide sequence above comes from Miscanthus floridulus cultivar M001 chromosome 18, ASM1932011v1, whole genome shotgun sequence. Encoded proteins:
- the LOC136521373 gene encoding protein NUCLEAR FUSION DEFECTIVE 4-like, which gives rise to MRGPASVKAGSRPPWLGLGAAAWVQVAGGASSTFALYSHALKVSLGADQSRLALLGVACDVGENLGLLPGVLCNRLHPALLLLIGAGACLLGYGTAWLLVSGVAPALPYWLIWFALCLATNGGAWLATAVLVTNMRNFPLSRGAVAGILKGYSGLSAAVYTLIYTGVLRDSPINLLLFLTLGIPAVCLLAMYFVQPCEPSLVETNAEQVHFLFAQMASILLGVYLVGATILDHVVTLNDIINYSLLVIMVLLIFAPLTIPLKMTLFPKKKRPSDSHSPTTDNDHTEPLLPSSSESNLGNLEDDDSFDIDILLAEGEGAIKPKRRRPRRGEDFRFREAILKADFWLLFAICFVGIGSGITVVNNLAQIGIAAGAVDTTISLSVFSFCNFFGRLGGGAVSEYLVRSRTLPRSVLIICTQVVMIITYLLFALGQLATLYVSVALLGICYGVLLSVIISTSSELFGLKHFGKIFNFIILANPVGAYLFNTLAGYVYDLEVAEQHATTSGSDIACYGPNCFRLTFCVLSGAACLGTLLSTVLTVRVRPVYQMLYAGGSFSQPRNSAH
- the LOC136521374 gene encoding uncharacterized protein, yielding MDWYAWLCRAGLHPDVAFEYALLFARNELGAADVRHLDHEFLLSMGVAVAKHRLEILKLARKDPSSHGGRATAVAAITVVLPWRATRLLAAAVHRSARSALGRLRASVSHSRGRDRDRAAAVLATPRLLPLLRHRGGRVAHSSWSKIASPVAVRGGGKLPHVGKSVLLTNSCADKWRGNGGAAVRTLPAPAGSIAACLMSTDVCSCDEDEEGDGSGSDVEVVVDVGGEEMRWESMFQDLKPT